One part of the Chryseobacterium mulctrae genome encodes these proteins:
- a CDS encoding ExbD/TolR family protein has protein sequence MKIQRRNKAHPEFSLAAMTDVILLMLIFFMITSSAANQSAIDVKLPQTGSVDNNIPNPMTVSVKPDGSYFVNDKPVSRELVEQTIVSDLQSKSAKSFTIRADESTMHKDVVFLMEIAEKHKFNIAIATVKE, from the coding sequence ATGAAAATTCAGAGAAGAAATAAAGCGCATCCGGAATTCAGTTTAGCAGCAATGACAGACGTTATCTTGCTAATGTTGATTTTCTTTATGATTACCTCTTCTGCGGCTAATCAAAGTGCGATTGATGTAAAACTTCCACAAACAGGAAGCGTAGATAATAATATTCCGAATCCGATGACGGTAAGTGTAAAACCAGACGGATCGTATTTTGTAAATGATAAACCTGTAAGCAGAGAATTGGTAGAACAAACAATTGTGAGCGATCTTCAGAGCAAATCGGCAAAATCGTTTACCATCAGAGCAGACGAAAGCACAATGCATAAAGATGTTGTTTTCTTAATGGAAATTGCAGAAAAACATAAGTTTAATATTGCCATTGCAACAGTAAAAGAATAA
- a CDS encoding ferric siderophore ABC transporter substrate-binding protein: MRGYTINRAEENKDKVKSAVLSILIWSAILLFVFIYKMKPTERPKEPEVITTMLVNFGDNRNGAGIEEPANQEGSLAAKAIETAPEPVENVVSEPKTVIVPDPKPESKKTEVKEKIITGTNSKVTAPKKEDSKTNKKSTASSTTKSTKSSATTANSKTGNGDGKGTAAIGNLIRGRGTKAGSQGTGTGIGNNGDPLGGDGNGDSKVGIDRRLIGYIPGTMGRGGAQPSHNCTASGSITIAYTVDKAGNISSARRSGGVSDPCVVSTSVAWVKKYVKAEKASVSSTGTYNITF; the protein is encoded by the coding sequence ATGAGAGGTTATACGATAAATAGAGCCGAAGAAAATAAAGATAAGGTAAAAAGTGCAGTACTTTCTATCCTTATTTGGTCTGCTATTTTGTTATTCGTTTTCATCTATAAAATGAAACCGACTGAGCGCCCGAAAGAACCTGAAGTGATTACTACAATGCTCGTCAATTTTGGAGATAACAGAAACGGAGCCGGAATTGAAGAACCTGCCAACCAAGAAGGAAGTCTGGCTGCAAAAGCTATAGAAACAGCTCCCGAACCGGTTGAGAATGTTGTCTCTGAGCCTAAAACGGTTATTGTTCCAGATCCAAAACCGGAATCAAAAAAAACAGAGGTTAAAGAAAAAATAATTACCGGAACAAATAGCAAAGTTACCGCTCCCAAAAAAGAAGATTCAAAAACCAATAAAAAATCAACGGCAAGTTCGACTACCAAAAGCACAAAAAGTTCTGCAACAACAGCCAATTCTAAAACCGGAAATGGCGACGGAAAAGGAACTGCTGCCATCGGAAATCTAATTAGAGGTCGTGGAACAAAAGCCGGAAGTCAAGGCACAGGAACAGGAATTGGGAACAATGGCGATCCTTTAGGCGGAGACGGAAACGGAGACAGCAAAGTGGGAATTGACCGTCGATTGATTGGATATATTCCCGGAACAATGGGAAGAGGTGGTGCACAACCAAGCCACAATTGTACAGCAAGTGGATCGATTACGATTGCTTATACTGTAGATAAAGCCGGAAATATTTCTTCTGCAAGAAGATCGGGCGGAGTTTCAGATCCTTGTGTGGTTTCCACATCTGTTGCATGGGTGAAGAAATACGTGAAAGCTGAAAAAGCAAGCGTCTCATCCACCGGAACTTATAACATTACATTCTAA
- a CDS encoding DUF885 domain-containing protein produces MKNILFKTIIGLGLAVSISSCKKSDSPLTKVTPTNIDSIASNYYEQYLKLYPLEATSQGDLRYNDQLPINIDKDFILGEVAFYNSIQKQLENVDYNSLSDEDKVVYDVLDYTLKDKIEAYAYHPEYIPFSQFTGLPLNFPLYGSGQGSQPFNTEKDYEDWLKRMEKFPEWMNAAADNFREGINNKVVLPRKLVVKMIPQMKAEEIITPDFEKNIFYGPVKNFPKSFSKEQKEKLTKLYKEAITKNIIPAYTKMGEFLEKEYLPKSRETDGYNNLPKGDNIYRYYAKSWTTTNKTPEEINKIGLQQVAMLRGEMEKVKQQVGFKGTLEEFINSVKTDPKAMPYKTSKEVLDGFNGILAKITPKLKTMFSVTPKTKFEIRQTEKFREASASAEYIQGTPDGKRPGIFYMPLPDPSKFNVTSGMESLFLHEAIPGHHYQVSLQQENTKLPKFMRFGWFGAYGEGWAHYCETLGPEFGLYTDPYQKMGYLSDQMLRAVRLVVDTGIHTGKMTREDAITYFLNNIAYDEAGATAEVERYMAMPGQALGYKIGSLRIRELREKYQKELGDKFNLAKFHDEVLSQGCLPLDVLNRKMELWATKQK; encoded by the coding sequence ATGAAAAATATTTTATTTAAAACCATAATCGGTCTCGGATTGGCGGTGAGCATTTCATCATGCAAAAAATCAGATTCACCATTAACGAAAGTTACGCCTACCAATATAGATTCTATTGCGTCTAATTATTATGAGCAATATTTGAAGCTTTATCCTTTAGAAGCTACTTCACAAGGAGACTTGAGGTATAATGATCAGCTTCCGATCAATATTGACAAAGATTTTATTTTGGGTGAAGTTGCTTTTTATAATTCCATCCAAAAACAGCTTGAAAATGTAGATTATAATAGTCTTTCGGATGAAGACAAAGTAGTTTATGATGTTTTAGATTATACTTTAAAAGATAAAATTGAAGCTTACGCATATCACCCTGAATATATTCCTTTCAGCCAGTTTACAGGTTTACCGCTAAACTTTCCTTTGTATGGAAGCGGACAAGGAAGTCAGCCTTTCAATACAGAAAAAGATTATGAAGACTGGTTAAAAAGAATGGAAAAATTCCCTGAATGGATGAATGCAGCTGCAGATAATTTCCGTGAAGGAATAAATAATAAGGTCGTTCTACCAAGAAAATTGGTGGTAAAAATGATTCCTCAGATGAAAGCTGAAGAAATCATCACGCCAGATTTTGAAAAGAATATTTTCTACGGACCTGTAAAAAACTTTCCAAAGAGCTTCAGCAAAGAACAAAAAGAAAAACTTACCAAACTGTATAAAGAGGCGATTACAAAAAATATCATTCCTGCGTATACAAAAATGGGTGAGTTTTTAGAAAAAGAATATTTACCTAAATCCAGAGAAACAGACGGTTACAACAACCTTCCTAAAGGAGACAACATTTACAGATATTATGCTAAAAGCTGGACAACAACCAATAAAACGCCTGAAGAAATTAATAAAATAGGATTACAACAAGTTGCTATGTTACGTGGTGAAATGGAAAAGGTAAAGCAACAAGTTGGCTTCAAAGGAACGCTTGAAGAATTTATCAATTCTGTAAAAACAGATCCGAAAGCGATGCCTTACAAAACCTCAAAAGAAGTTTTGGATGGTTTCAATGGGATTTTAGCTAAAATAACGCCGAAGCTGAAAACCATGTTCAGCGTAACGCCAAAAACTAAGTTTGAGATCAGACAAACCGAAAAATTCAGAGAAGCAAGTGCAAGCGCAGAGTATATCCAGGGAACTCCCGACGGAAAAAGACCGGGAATTTTCTATATGCCACTTCCTGATCCATCAAAATTCAACGTTACTTCAGGAATGGAATCTCTTTTTTTACACGAAGCGATTCCGGGACATCATTATCAGGTTTCTCTGCAACAGGAAAATACAAAACTCCCAAAATTCATGAGATTCGGCTGGTTTGGAGCTTATGGTGAAGGTTGGGCGCATTATTGCGAAACTTTAGGTCCGGAATTTGGGTTATACACAGATCCTTACCAAAAAATGGGATACCTAAGCGATCAAATGCTTCGTGCCGTTCGTTTGGTTGTTGATACCGGAATTCACACCGGAAAAATGACAAGAGAAGATGCAATTACTTATTTCCTAAACAATATTGCTTACGATGAAGCAGGAGCAACTGCAGAAGTTGAACGATACATGGCAATGCCTGGACAAGCTTTAGGTTACAAAATCGGATCTTTAAGAATCAGAGAACTGAGAGAAAAATATCAGAAAGAATTGGGCGATAAATTTAATCTGGCAAAATTCCACGATGAAGTTTTGAGTCAGGGTTGTCTTCCTTTGGATGTTTTAAACAGAAAAATGGAGCTTTGGGCGACGAAGCAGAAGTAA
- a CDS encoding MotA/TolQ/ExbB proton channel family protein: protein MLLTELTQILFAQVAVPTVPVEKLEFSFWNILFHGGAFAKIVMVTVLLLGVFSVYLFFERFFFIKRMTSKTDSNFMNNIEDFIRDGKIEAAADYCKTQNSPESRILEKGISRLGRPVSDIVSAMESQAQIEVANMEKNLNLLAVVPSIAPMLGLLGTVIGMIIAFFDLSHAEGAFSPKTLSEGIYTALGQTAVGLAVAIPANFFYNILLTRIDKFVLRTQNVSGEFLDIINKPL, encoded by the coding sequence ATGCTGTTAACGGAACTTACTCAGATTTTATTTGCACAGGTCGCTGTACCTACTGTACCTGTAGAAAAGCTTGAATTTTCTTTTTGGAATATCCTTTTTCATGGTGGTGCTTTCGCTAAAATAGTGATGGTAACTGTTTTGTTATTAGGAGTTTTCTCTGTTTATCTTTTTTTTGAAAGATTTTTCTTTATTAAAAGAATGACTTCAAAAACGGATTCTAATTTTATGAATAACATCGAAGACTTTATCCGAGACGGAAAGATAGAAGCTGCAGCAGATTATTGTAAAACGCAGAATTCACCGGAATCCAGAATTTTAGAAAAAGGAATCTCAAGATTAGGAAGACCTGTTTCTGATATTGTAAGCGCAATGGAGTCTCAGGCTCAAATTGAGGTTGCAAATATGGAAAAAAATCTGAACCTTTTGGCGGTTGTACCAAGTATTGCACCGATGTTGGGACTTTTGGGAACGGTTATCGGGATGATTATTGCGTTCTTTGATTTGTCTCATGCTGAAGGAGCTTTCTCTCCGAAAACTCTATCTGAAGGTATTTATACGGCTCTTGGACAAACTGCAGTTGGTTTAGCGGTGGCAATTCCGGCAAACTTTTTCTACAATATTTTGCTGACAAGAATTGATAAATTTGTTCTGAGAACTCAGAATGTTTCTGGAGAATTTTTAGATATTATCAATAAACCTTTATAA